One Streptomyces mobaraensis NBRC 13819 = DSM 40847 DNA segment encodes these proteins:
- a CDS encoding lipase maturation factor family protein yields the protein MEWFTASGYGLSRLVFQRGLAVLYLVAFASAALQFRALIGERGMLPVPRYLAYVPARRIPTLFRWHYSDRFFAGCAWGGALLAAAVAAGAADAVPLCAAMLMWLVLWGLYLSIVNVGQTWYAFGWESLLLETGFLAVFLGNARTDPPVLVLFLLRWLLFRVEFGAGLIKIRGDRCWRDLTCLYYHHETQPMPGPLSWFFHRLPRPLHRVETAANHVAQLVVPFGLFAPQPVASVAAGLVIVTQLWLVASGNFAWLNWITIVLAFAAVDGDAMADLFSVTGPSPAPSAPVWYEVLVVAVTVLVAALSWWPVRNLLSRGQRMNMSFNAYHLVNTYGAFGSVNRSRYEVVVEGTADTVLGPETEWREYGFKGKPGDPRRLPRQFAPWHLRLDWLMWFAGISPAYARDWFGPLVERLLENDRDTLRLLRHNPFPDAPPAHVRARLYLYRFTTWRELRTTGAWWHRELVREFLPPAALRRP from the coding sequence ATGGAGTGGTTCACGGCCTCCGGGTACGGGCTGAGCCGGCTGGTCTTCCAGCGCGGGCTGGCCGTCCTCTACCTGGTCGCCTTCGCCTCGGCGGCGCTGCAGTTCCGGGCGCTGATCGGGGAGCGCGGCATGCTGCCCGTACCGCGCTACCTGGCGTACGTCCCGGCACGCCGGATCCCGACGCTCTTCCGGTGGCACTATTCGGACCGCTTCTTCGCCGGGTGCGCCTGGGGCGGGGCGCTGCTGGCCGCGGCGGTCGCGGCGGGGGCCGCCGATGCGGTGCCGCTGTGTGCGGCGATGCTGATGTGGCTGGTGCTGTGGGGGCTGTATCTGTCGATCGTCAACGTCGGCCAGACGTGGTACGCCTTCGGGTGGGAGTCGCTGCTGCTGGAGACCGGGTTCCTGGCGGTGTTCCTGGGGAACGCGCGGACGGATCCGCCGGTGCTGGTGCTGTTCCTGCTGCGCTGGCTCCTCTTCCGGGTGGAGTTCGGCGCGGGGCTGATCAAGATCCGGGGCGACCGCTGCTGGCGCGACCTGACCTGCCTGTACTACCACCACGAGACGCAGCCGATGCCCGGCCCGCTGAGCTGGTTCTTCCACCGGCTGCCCCGGCCGCTGCACCGGGTGGAGACGGCCGCCAACCACGTCGCGCAGCTGGTGGTGCCCTTCGGCCTCTTCGCGCCGCAGCCGGTGGCGAGCGTCGCGGCGGGGCTGGTGATCGTCACCCAGCTCTGGCTGGTCGCCTCGGGCAACTTCGCCTGGCTGAACTGGATCACGATCGTGCTGGCCTTCGCGGCGGTGGACGGCGACGCCATGGCGGACCTGTTCTCCGTGACCGGCCCTTCCCCCGCCCCCTCGGCGCCGGTCTGGTACGAGGTCCTGGTCGTCGCGGTGACCGTGCTCGTGGCCGCGCTGAGCTGGTGGCCGGTACGCAACCTGCTCTCGCGCGGGCAGCGCATGAACATGTCCTTCAACGCGTACCACCTGGTCAACACGTACGGCGCCTTCGGCAGCGTGAACCGGAGCCGGTACGAGGTGGTGGTCGAGGGGACGGCGGACACGGTCCTCGGCCCGGAGACCGAGTGGCGGGAGTACGGCTTCAAGGGCAAACCGGGCGATCCACGCCGGCTGCCCCGGCAGTTCGCGCCCTGGCACCTGCGGCTGGACTGGCTGATGTGGTTCGCGGGGATCTCCCCGGCCTACGCCCGGGACTGGTTCGGACCCCTCGTCGAACGACTGCTCGAAAACGACCGGGACACCCTGCGGCTCCTCCGCCACAACCCGTTCCCCGACGCACCGCCCGCGCATGTCCGCGCCCGGCTCTACCTCTACCGCTTCACCA